One window of Botrimarina mediterranea genomic DNA carries:
- the mdh gene encoding malate dehydrogenase — translation MRRAKISIIGAGNVGATCAHWCAVEQLGDIVLLDIPGDMADMPRGKALDLMESSPIFGFDSNIVGTNDYADTADSDVVVITAGIARKPGMSRDDLLATNAKIMGLVCEQVKKTSPNAVVIVVSNPLDAMVQRALQVTGFPPERVIGQAGVLDTARYRTFIAMELGVSVEDVSALLMGGHGDTMVPLASCTSVGGIPVSQLIKPERLEEIIDRARKGGAEIVGLLKTGSAYYAPAGATAQMVEAVIRDKKRLIPCAAYCDKEYGVGGFYVGVPVIVGTGGIEKIVELDLNETEQAAFKKSVDAVKELVGAMAKLV, via the coding sequence ATGCGTCGCGCCAAGATCAGCATCATCGGAGCCGGAAACGTCGGCGCCACCTGCGCCCACTGGTGCGCCGTCGAGCAACTCGGCGACATCGTCCTGTTGGACATCCCCGGCGACATGGCCGACATGCCGCGAGGTAAGGCGCTGGACCTGATGGAATCGTCGCCGATCTTCGGCTTCGATTCGAACATTGTCGGCACGAACGATTACGCCGACACCGCCGACTCGGACGTGGTCGTCATCACCGCCGGCATCGCCCGCAAGCCGGGCATGAGCCGCGACGACCTGCTAGCGACCAACGCCAAGATCATGGGGCTGGTCTGCGAGCAGGTGAAGAAGACGAGCCCGAACGCCGTGGTGATTGTCGTCAGCAATCCGCTCGACGCGATGGTGCAACGCGCCCTGCAAGTGACGGGTTTCCCGCCGGAACGCGTCATCGGTCAGGCGGGCGTACTCGACACGGCTCGCTACCGTACGTTCATCGCGATGGAGTTGGGCGTCAGCGTCGAGGACGTCTCGGCCCTGCTCATGGGAGGCCACGGCGACACGATGGTGCCGCTTGCTAGCTGCACTAGCGTCGGCGGCATTCCGGTGTCGCAGCTCATCAAGCCCGAGCGCTTAGAAGAGATCATCGACCGTGCCCGCAAGGGCGGCGCCGAGATCGTTGGCCTGCTCAAGACCGGCAGCGCCTACTATGCCCCCGCCGGCGCTACGGCGCAGATGGTCGAGGCCGTCATCCGCGACAAAAAGCGGTTGATCCCGTGCGCAGCCTATTGCGACAAAGAGTACGGCGTGGGTGGCTTCTACGTCGGCGTGCCCGTCATCGTCGGCACGGGAGGCATCGAGAAGATCGTCGAGCTCGACCTCAACGAGACCGAACAGGCCGCGTTCAAGAAGAGCGTTGACGCCGTGAAGGAACTCGTCGGCGCGATGGCCAAGTTGGTCTGA
- a CDS encoding alpha/beta hydrolase, protein MTMQRVPSVLVKPSFKAPTHHPLVPNWLIPTGTVPYSESRRDVPVEWTWSEAAPSPVSSPTTATFAPLAYESGYEYPLIVWLHSDGANEDSLPLVMKHISLRNFVAVAPRGVEALAEGYGWSQFSDCVDAAEDAVFEAIDSTRDRFSVHTSRVFLVGSGSGGAMAMRIALRHPDRFAGVATLDGALPTGDALLCRVNEARQLPLLLSASKCSIDYPESRMCRDLALLHSAGCRVAIRQYPGNEDLTTEMLADVNRWAMQIVCE, encoded by the coding sequence TTGACGATGCAACGCGTGCCGTCCGTACTTGTGAAGCCTTCCTTCAAGGCGCCGACACACCACCCGCTCGTCCCCAACTGGCTCATCCCGACTGGTACGGTCCCCTATTCCGAGTCGCGTCGCGATGTTCCCGTCGAGTGGACGTGGAGCGAAGCCGCCCCGTCCCCCGTCAGCTCACCGACTACCGCGACGTTCGCGCCGCTTGCGTACGAGAGCGGATACGAATACCCGCTCATCGTTTGGCTCCACAGCGACGGCGCCAACGAGGACTCGCTCCCGCTGGTGATGAAGCACATCAGCTTGAGGAACTTTGTCGCCGTCGCCCCGCGGGGTGTTGAGGCCCTCGCCGAAGGCTACGGCTGGAGCCAGTTCTCTGACTGCGTGGACGCAGCAGAGGACGCGGTGTTCGAAGCGATCGACTCGACGCGCGATAGGTTCAGCGTGCACACGAGCCGCGTGTTTTTAGTTGGCAGCGGCTCGGGCGGCGCCATGGCGATGCGGATTGCGCTGCGTCACCCCGATCGCTTCGCCGGCGTCGCCACGCTCGACGGCGCTTTACCGACAGGCGACGCCTTGCTCTGCCGCGTCAACGAGGCCCGCCAGCTGCCGCTCCTCCTCTCAGCTAGCAAGTGCAGCATCGACTACCCCGAATCGAGGATGTGCCGCGACTTGGCTCTCTTGCACTCGGCCGGCTGCCGAGTCGCTATCCGGCAATACCCCGGCAACGAAGATCTCACGACCGAGATGCTCGCCGACGTCAATCGCTGGGCGATGCAGATCGTCTGTGAGTAG
- a CDS encoding tetratricopeptide repeat protein codes for MGKLRAWSAGHPIRNTLIGVALAAASVATITAWLALTRIATAPDGYTVERALEQLDAGEDDAARAIIDRLMEGDSLKASDYGAALYVMGIIKVREAERQWSPERSRNDYYIASKYLDEARTFSFPDGREADALLQLGKSFLESRQLEKGTETLRQALDAGMRGKAKAHLLLAEAYFYAPEPDFKQAIAEADITLADPLIDPIQRTSAQLLRSEAFASLGLGDKALAAAQETDATVDPARRSLAEGRARVAKLQSAAPGERAALAEAADSVLEQARRADQLSTSISRESDYLKAQIAELLGFREKAILEYGELRRSHGTSEAGIAAAFAEGDLLQNEGNDDEALEAYRRALDAIDDPASYRSRLLALQAAKQRALSAHQRLLERNRYNAALQMTDWVGDLLGPTQQLLLRADTLQRWGEALIAEGESEGVKGRQKVRRGRKRLREAGGAYERLAEARFATNDFIEDLWASAELYQRGQSFTEAIRVLDRYLRNEPVKRNALALLRLGEAQLARGQDDAAVATLQECLEFHENDASSYRARLICAQAHRMRTDYAQAEAYLRHNLSRTALGTEAPEWRDSKFELGHLLAEAKRNDEAIAELEEAVARYPDDPQTRWARYQIALSHRQAAREPLSRLRAAQTVNEREQARQEAYEHLEAALAMFQSVQREITMADTADPLDRATLRNCYMLGGNVLFELERYEDARQSFASVSTLYQNEPYMLEALVHIYYCWRRQDDRPKAMGVVQQAQQLLKRLPDDADFATSTNMNRAQWASLLTTLEQI; via the coding sequence GTGGGCAAACTCCGCGCTTGGAGCGCCGGGCACCCGATCCGCAACACGCTGATCGGAGTGGCGCTAGCCGCTGCTTCGGTCGCCACCATCACCGCGTGGCTCGCGTTGACGCGGATCGCCACCGCGCCGGACGGCTACACCGTCGAGCGGGCCCTCGAGCAGCTCGACGCTGGTGAGGACGACGCCGCTCGCGCGATCATCGACCGTCTCATGGAGGGAGACTCCCTCAAGGCTTCTGACTACGGAGCCGCTCTCTACGTCATGGGGATCATCAAAGTCCGCGAAGCCGAGCGACAGTGGTCACCCGAGCGCAGCCGCAACGATTACTACATCGCGTCAAAGTACCTCGATGAGGCCCGCACGTTTTCGTTCCCGGACGGACGCGAGGCGGACGCCTTGCTACAACTCGGCAAGTCGTTCCTTGAAAGTCGTCAGCTTGAGAAAGGAACCGAGACGCTCCGTCAAGCGCTCGACGCCGGGATGCGAGGAAAAGCCAAGGCGCATCTCTTGTTGGCGGAAGCGTACTTCTACGCCCCCGAACCAGACTTCAAGCAAGCTATCGCCGAAGCCGACATCACCCTCGCCGACCCTTTGATCGACCCGATCCAGCGGACTTCGGCTCAATTGCTGCGGTCGGAAGCATTCGCTTCTCTAGGCCTTGGTGACAAGGCCCTCGCCGCCGCCCAGGAGACCGACGCGACGGTGGACCCCGCGCGAAGATCTCTCGCCGAGGGACGCGCCAGGGTCGCCAAGCTCCAGAGTGCGGCGCCCGGCGAGCGGGCCGCCCTTGCCGAGGCCGCCGACAGCGTCCTAGAGCAGGCCCGCCGCGCTGACCAACTCTCCACCAGCATTTCTCGCGAAAGCGATTACCTCAAAGCGCAGATCGCCGAACTGCTGGGTTTCAGAGAGAAGGCGATCCTCGAGTACGGCGAGTTGCGCCGCTCGCATGGAACATCCGAAGCCGGCATCGCCGCCGCATTTGCTGAAGGCGATCTGCTGCAGAACGAAGGCAACGACGACGAGGCGCTGGAGGCCTACCGCCGCGCGCTCGATGCGATCGACGATCCCGCGAGCTACCGCAGCCGATTGCTGGCACTCCAGGCCGCGAAGCAGCGGGCGCTCTCGGCTCACCAGCGATTGCTGGAACGGAACCGCTACAACGCGGCTCTCCAGATGACCGATTGGGTCGGTGACTTGCTCGGCCCTACGCAGCAGCTCCTGTTGCGAGCCGACACCCTCCAGCGATGGGGCGAGGCCCTGATCGCCGAGGGCGAATCCGAGGGCGTAAAGGGGCGTCAGAAAGTTCGAAGAGGCCGAAAGCGACTCCGAGAGGCCGGGGGCGCCTACGAGCGGCTTGCCGAGGCCCGCTTCGCTACCAACGACTTCATCGAAGACCTCTGGGCGTCCGCCGAACTCTACCAGAGAGGACAGTCCTTCACCGAAGCGATCCGGGTGTTGGACCGTTATCTCCGCAACGAGCCTGTCAAACGGAACGCGCTGGCGCTCTTACGGCTTGGCGAGGCGCAGCTAGCCCGCGGCCAGGATGACGCCGCCGTCGCCACCTTGCAGGAGTGCCTTGAATTTCACGAGAACGACGCCTCATCCTACCGGGCTAGGCTCATCTGCGCCCAAGCCCACCGTATGCGTACCGACTACGCCCAAGCGGAGGCCTACTTGCGACACAACTTGTCGCGGACCGCGCTGGGGACCGAGGCGCCCGAGTGGCGCGACTCGAAGTTCGAGTTAGGTCACCTGCTAGCAGAAGCCAAACGCAACGACGAGGCGATCGCCGAACTCGAGGAGGCGGTTGCCCGTTATCCGGACGACCCGCAGACCCGCTGGGCCCGCTATCAGATCGCATTGTCGCATCGCCAAGCGGCGCGAGAGCCGCTGTCACGGCTTCGGGCGGCGCAAACCGTCAACGAACGCGAGCAGGCCCGGCAGGAAGCCTACGAGCATCTTGAGGCGGCTCTGGCGATGTTCCAGAGCGTGCAACGAGAGATCACGATGGCCGACACGGCCGACCCGCTCGACCGCGCGACGCTCCGCAACTGCTACATGCTCGGCGGCAACGTGCTCTTCGAGTTAGAGCGCTACGAGGACGCTCGACAATCGTTTGCTAGCGTCTCGACGCTTTATCAGAACGAGCCATACATGCTTGAGGCGCTTGTCCACATCTACTACTGCTGGCGCCGGCAGGACGACAGGCCGAAGGCCATGGGCGTCGTGCAGCAGGCGCAACAGCTCTTAAAGCGATTGCCCGATGACGCAGACTTTGCTACTTCCACCAACATGAATCGTGCGCAGTGGGCCAGCCTGCTCACCACGCTCGAACAGATCTGA
- a CDS encoding flagellar export chaperone FlgN, with product MPTNPTTSPTESLANLVRQKRRLLEQLVMLGRRQREMIEAGEAASLLQLLGGKQQLITGLQILERGLDAFRKEDPDARQWSSPAQRAACKADADACNDLLAEVIDTEQAHERLMTDRRDDLAKRLHQAQSAHAASSAYKPHLRGQRPRPVAVVDVSAPLSESLDLSTSD from the coding sequence ATGCCAACTAATCCAACGACATCGCCGACGGAATCGCTCGCCAATTTGGTGCGTCAAAAGCGCCGGTTGCTCGAGCAGCTCGTTATGCTCGGCCGGCGTCAGCGAGAGATGATCGAAGCCGGCGAGGCCGCGTCGCTACTGCAACTGCTCGGCGGCAAGCAACAACTCATCACGGGTCTACAGATCCTTGAACGGGGGCTCGACGCGTTCCGCAAGGAAGACCCCGATGCGCGCCAATGGTCTTCACCCGCCCAACGCGCCGCGTGCAAAGCGGACGCCGACGCCTGTAACGATCTGCTCGCCGAAGTGATCGACACTGAACAAGCCCACGAACGCCTGATGACCGACCGCCGCGACGACCTCGCCAAACGGCTCCATCAAGCGCAGTCCGCCCACGCCGCGTCGTCGGCCTACAAGCCACACCTCCGTGGTCAGCGTCCGCGACCAGTGGCGGTCGTTGATGTTTCGGCTCCGCTGAGCGAGTCGCTCGACCTATCGACTTCCGACTAA
- a CDS encoding sensor histidine kinase, whose translation MATQSSSDDRPETIGLSLYRGDDHIDVSPSEPVAETTAEPATPELSVLLDAWQTATARLEKTHAQLRDEVSRLSSELEVKNRELARKNRLADLGEMASHVAHEVRNSLTPITLYLSLLRRSLTGDAKGLEVLGKAEAGFTALEATVNDLLAFSAHRQPHATHFLVGELIEELAESLAPQFEAQAVGIELDVPPNTLLWADREMIRRAVLNLMLNALDVMPQGGDLIVTACEGFEGFELEIADSGPGIRDDDEGRLFEPFYSTKETGTGLGLSVVAHVAEAHGGSVIAENCPEGGAAFTLRIPRPVAREVAA comes from the coding sequence ATGGCGACTCAATCTAGCTCCGACGACCGCCCCGAGACGATTGGCCTCTCGCTCTATCGTGGCGACGACCACATCGATGTCTCGCCTTCCGAGCCGGTGGCCGAGACGACCGCTGAGCCGGCGACGCCGGAGCTATCCGTCCTGCTCGACGCGTGGCAAACCGCCACTGCCCGGCTCGAGAAGACGCACGCCCAACTCCGGGACGAAGTCTCTCGCCTCAGCTCTGAACTCGAAGTTAAGAACCGCGAGCTCGCCCGCAAGAACCGGCTCGCGGACCTTGGTGAGATGGCGTCGCACGTCGCGCACGAGGTGCGCAACAGCCTGACGCCGATCACTCTGTACCTGAGCTTGCTGCGGCGGAGCCTGACCGGCGACGCCAAGGGACTCGAAGTCCTCGGCAAGGCCGAGGCTGGTTTCACCGCACTGGAGGCTACTGTGAACGACCTGCTCGCTTTCAGCGCCCATCGTCAACCGCATGCGACGCACTTCCTTGTCGGCGAACTGATCGAGGAACTCGCCGAATCGCTCGCGCCACAGTTTGAAGCGCAAGCCGTGGGGATCGAACTCGACGTCCCACCGAATACGCTGCTGTGGGCCGATCGCGAGATGATCCGCCGCGCAGTTCTCAACTTGATGCTCAACGCGTTGGACGTCATGCCGCAAGGCGGCGACCTGATCGTCACCGCTTGCGAAGGCTTCGAAGGCTTTGAGCTCGAAATCGCCGACAGCGGGCCCGGCATCCGTGATGATGACGAAGGGCGCCTTTTTGAGCCGTTCTACAGCACCAAGGAGACCGGCACTGGCCTGGGGCTGTCGGTGGTCGCGCACGTCGCCGAGGCCCACGGCGGTTCGGTGATCGCCGAGAACTGCCCCGAAGGTGGCGCCGCGTTTACGCTCCGCATCCCCCGTCCGGTGGCGCGGGAGGTTGCCGCGTGA
- a CDS encoding sigma-54-dependent transcriptional regulator → MTVHAKKPELLYGRVLVVDDHAPARESVADVLRCVGHEATPCGSGAEALAKLRAGSFDVVVTDLQMPGMSGLELIREIERLRHRVQVLMVTAHASVETAVEAMRHGAFDYLEKPYNVDRLEASVSRALQRKRLQTSVEAVESAAKCDAPMMIGSSAAMRLLRERIARVASTEETVLIQGESGVGKELIAQTLHALSCRSKGPMVSLNCPVLSEQLTESELFGHCRGAFTGADADRVGRFELANNGSLLLDEVTEINLGLQAKLLRVLQERAFERVGSSVSQRVDVRVMATTNRDLTDEISAGRFREDLYYRLAVVPIQAPALRERGEDVLELSEYFLDQASQRLGRERLTLDAAARDLFLSHRWPGNVRELHNVVTRACVLADGQTVSADLVRPWLRRDSVNAVEAVEEGPTTLPIGASLAEVERQMILATLARFDGHRQKTADALGIGVRTLSGKLRSYGVPPGEKDIISRAA, encoded by the coding sequence GTGACCGTTCACGCCAAAAAGCCTGAGCTACTCTATGGCCGCGTCCTGGTAGTGGACGACCACGCCCCTGCCCGCGAGTCGGTCGCCGATGTGCTGCGCTGCGTCGGCCACGAAGCCACGCCTTGCGGAAGTGGCGCCGAGGCGCTTGCAAAGTTGCGGGCAGGGTCATTCGACGTTGTCGTCACCGACCTGCAGATGCCCGGCATGAGCGGGCTCGAACTAATCCGCGAGATCGAACGCCTTCGGCACCGCGTTCAAGTGCTGATGGTGACGGCGCACGCCAGCGTCGAGACCGCTGTCGAAGCGATGCGACACGGCGCGTTCGACTACCTCGAGAAACCTTACAACGTCGATCGCCTCGAAGCCTCAGTCTCTCGTGCGCTGCAGCGTAAGCGGCTGCAAACCAGCGTCGAAGCCGTGGAGTCAGCCGCCAAGTGCGACGCACCGATGATGATCGGGTCAAGCGCCGCCATGCGTTTGCTGCGCGAGCGGATCGCTCGCGTCGCCTCGACCGAGGAGACGGTGCTCATCCAAGGTGAGAGCGGTGTCGGCAAGGAGCTGATCGCCCAAACGTTGCACGCCCTCAGCTGCCGCAGCAAGGGGCCGATGGTCAGCCTTAACTGCCCGGTCCTTTCCGAACAACTCACCGAAAGCGAGCTCTTCGGTCACTGCCGCGGCGCGTTTACCGGCGCCGATGCCGATCGCGTCGGCCGCTTCGAACTGGCCAACAACGGCTCCTTACTGCTGGACGAAGTCACCGAAATCAACCTCGGCCTACAAGCCAAACTCCTCCGCGTCTTGCAAGAGCGGGCCTTTGAACGCGTCGGTTCAAGCGTCTCGCAGCGTGTCGATGTGCGTGTGATGGCGACCACCAACCGCGACTTGACCGACGAGATCAGCGCCGGCAGGTTCCGCGAAGACCTCTACTACCGTTTAGCCGTCGTTCCGATCCAGGCCCCCGCGTTACGCGAGCGCGGCGAGGACGTGCTGGAGCTCTCCGAGTATTTTCTCGATCAAGCCAGCCAGCGGCTCGGCCGCGAGCGCCTAACGCTCGACGCCGCCGCACGCGACTTGTTTCTCTCGCACAGGTGGCCCGGTAATGTGCGTGAGTTGCACAACGTCGTGACGCGAGCCTGCGTGCTAGCAGACGGACAGACGGTATCGGCCGATCTCGTACGTCCGTGGCTACGGCGCGACAGTGTGAATGCAGTCGAGGCCGTCGAAGAAGGCCCCACGACGCTCCCGATCGGAGCGAGTCTCGCCGAAGTCGAACGACAAATGATCCTCGCGACGCTTGCCCGATTCGACGGGCACCGTCAGAAGACCGCTGACGCGCTTGGCATCGGCGTCCGCACGCTGAGCGGCAAGCTGCGCAGCTACGGCGTCCCACCGGGAGAGAAGGACATCATCTCACGCGCGGCATGA
- a CDS encoding flagellar basal body rod protein FlgB, translating to MLNPFANSTLPVLEQTVQFTQARHGVLAGNIANLNTPGYKARDLSVQAFQSSLRSAIDSSKKTYSPGDAIVLGDLSDGPHEGLMALGGERGPFDADSLNGLQKSMETFVYHDQRDVSLESQVTEISKNQSLHNLAITLMSQQFRQMRSAISETVA from the coding sequence ATGCTGAACCCCTTCGCGAACTCGACCCTGCCCGTTCTGGAGCAGACCGTTCAGTTCACGCAAGCGCGTCACGGCGTCCTGGCGGGCAATATTGCGAACCTGAACACCCCCGGCTACAAGGCCCGTGACTTGTCGGTGCAAGCCTTCCAGTCGAGCCTGCGATCGGCGATTGATTCGAGCAAGAAAACATACAGCCCGGGCGACGCCATTGTGTTGGGTGACTTGTCCGACGGTCCGCACGAAGGATTGATGGCGCTCGGTGGAGAACGCGGACCCTTCGACGCGGATTCGCTCAATGGCCTGCAGAAGTCGATGGAGACCTTCGTTTACCACGACCAACGCGACGTCAGCCTCGAATCGCAAGTCACCGAGATTTCGAAGAATCAGTCGCTGCACAACCTTGCGATCACTTTGATGAGTCAGCAGTTCCGTCAGATGCGATCGGCTATCAGCGAGACCGTTGCTTAG
- the flgC gene encoding flagellar basal body rod protein FlgC — protein MFTSYDISTSGLVAQRARLDAIASNLANISTTRNERGEPEAYRPKYVTFSTDPNKQTRAGGIGVTVASVETSTEPPVMRYQPDHPDANPETGMVAMPAVDMTTEFVDALEATRAYEANIGVMEITKDLGRQTLQIIV, from the coding sequence ATGTTCACGTCCTACGACATCAGTACGAGCGGCCTTGTGGCGCAACGGGCGCGGCTCGACGCCATCGCCTCGAACCTCGCCAACATCTCGACTACGCGCAACGAGCGCGGCGAGCCTGAGGCGTACCGTCCCAAGTACGTCACCTTCTCCACCGATCCCAACAAGCAAACCCGCGCGGGCGGCATCGGCGTTACGGTAGCGAGCGTCGAGACCTCGACCGAACCGCCCGTCATGCGATACCAGCCCGATCATCCGGACGCGAATCCGGAGACCGGCATGGTCGCGATGCCCGCGGTGGACATGACCACTGAGTTCGTCGACGCCCTCGAGGCGACACGAGCCTACGAAGCGAATATCGGCGTGATGGAGATCACCAAAGACCTCGGCCGCCAGACGCTGCAGATCATCGTATAG
- the fliE gene encoding flagellar hook-basal body complex protein FliE produces MNTIPTPSAGRLIGGVPLPSERLAVAGENAPASDAGSFKNLLIDSIEHVNGMQAQADQAVEALFTGGDVNPAEVLTAVQKADMAFRLTMQVRNKLMDVYREIQDVRI; encoded by the coding sequence ATGAACACCATCCCCACCCCATCCGCAGGCCGCCTCATCGGCGGCGTCCCACTCCCCAGCGAACGTCTCGCTGTCGCCGGGGAGAATGCGCCGGCATCGGATGCCGGCTCGTTCAAGAACTTGCTGATCGACTCGATCGAACACGTCAACGGCATGCAGGCACAAGCAGACCAGGCGGTCGAGGCCCTGTTCACCGGCGGTGATGTGAACCCCGCCGAAGTGCTGACCGCCGTCCAGAAAGCCGACATGGCGTTCCGTCTCACGATGCAAGTCCGCAACAAGCTGATGGATGTCTATCGTGAGATTCAAGACGTACGGATATGA
- a CDS encoding FliG C-terminal domain-containing protein, translating into MTPVAENSLRKAAVFVRGLAPDAAAAMLGRLSAEEARALRVAIAELEQAGDGKPATSASMPASQDGSVELQLSTSPYNPGPQNKPQPTTEPEPLDGAAWFRQLRDADPQSIADYLSREQPRAIALVLGYLPPDLSAGVLQCLPVEEQPRVVAQLADQHEADPDSLRVIATGLADWVRRHHEEDQRRSTRVATIRQIVAATPEDKRRGLLATLAASEPHLAAALADLTPQQPPKPTPAVAKPTPAPQPQPTLTIDDLRRVDGRALAEAVGSLDARMALLALAAAPDEVVSNLTAGLPRIAARELRQRMHRVGPTTLVEIDRAQSALALAVEQVVSQRRTQRSLTAPGGMIDG; encoded by the coding sequence ATGACGCCTGTCGCTGAAAACTCGCTACGCAAGGCCGCGGTATTCGTCCGTGGTCTCGCGCCTGACGCCGCCGCGGCAATGCTCGGTCGGCTCTCCGCTGAAGAAGCGCGCGCCTTGCGTGTCGCTATTGCCGAACTTGAGCAAGCAGGGGACGGCAAACCAGCGACGAGCGCGTCGATGCCAGCTTCCCAGGATGGCTCGGTCGAGTTGCAGCTGAGCACCTCGCCCTACAACCCGGGCCCTCAGAATAAGCCGCAGCCAACTACCGAGCCTGAACCGCTCGATGGAGCCGCTTGGTTCCGCCAACTCCGCGACGCCGACCCGCAATCGATCGCCGACTACCTATCGCGCGAACAACCGCGGGCTATCGCTCTGGTGCTCGGCTACCTTCCGCCGGACCTTAGCGCGGGTGTCCTCCAATGCCTGCCGGTGGAGGAGCAACCGCGCGTCGTCGCCCAACTCGCCGACCAGCACGAGGCGGACCCCGACAGCCTCCGTGTCATAGCGACGGGTCTCGCCGACTGGGTGCGTCGTCACCATGAAGAAGACCAGCGGCGCTCGACGCGAGTCGCGACGATCCGCCAGATCGTCGCCGCCACGCCAGAAGATAAACGCCGCGGTTTGCTGGCGACACTCGCCGCGTCGGAGCCGCACCTGGCCGCCGCACTTGCCGACTTGACGCCACAGCAGCCGCCGAAGCCCACGCCAGCCGTGGCGAAGCCAACGCCGGCGCCACAACCGCAGCCGACGCTCACGATCGACGACCTGCGGCGTGTCGATGGCCGAGCGCTCGCCGAAGCGGTCGGCTCACTCGACGCGCGGATGGCGCTGCTGGCCCTCGCCGCGGCGCCCGACGAGGTAGTGAGCAACCTGACGGCCGGCTTGCCCCGGATCGCAGCGCGGGAACTACGCCAGCGGATGCACCGCGTCGGCCCGACGACGCTCGTCGAGATCGACCGCGCGCAATCGGCGCTCGCCCTTGCCGTCGAGCAGGTCGTGAGCCAGCGCCGTACCCAACGCTCCCTAACCGCTCCGGGGGGCATGATCGATGGCTAG
- a CDS encoding FliH/SctL family protein, which yields MASILRQGLNRITGADEAPQPPAFTLSDMASQGDAYVHTVRTEATKVVQKAKAEADRIRKKAEADGQAAAKASMAKLLDERMGAELATLRPALQSVVSEIEAARGEWHAHWRQSAIGLAVAIAEKIVRRELRDDPTISQTWLAEALELAAGASDITVRVAPVDLESLRSHAEALAASMSGIGDARFVADESIEPGGCRVETRHGSIDQQLKTQIDRLFEELS from the coding sequence ATGGCTAGCATTCTCCGCCAAGGACTCAACCGCATCACCGGCGCCGATGAGGCGCCGCAACCGCCGGCGTTCACGCTCAGCGACATGGCGTCACAGGGCGACGCCTACGTCCACACGGTGCGAACCGAAGCGACGAAGGTCGTTCAGAAAGCCAAGGCCGAGGCCGACCGCATCCGCAAGAAGGCCGAGGCCGACGGGCAAGCCGCCGCCAAGGCGTCGATGGCGAAGTTGCTTGACGAGCGTATGGGCGCCGAGTTGGCGACCTTGCGGCCGGCACTGCAGTCCGTCGTCTCCGAGATCGAAGCCGCCCGCGGCGAGTGGCACGCACACTGGCGGCAGTCCGCCATCGGTCTAGCTGTCGCGATCGCTGAGAAGATTGTCCGACGCGAACTCCGCGACGATCCCACGATCAGCCAAACTTGGCTCGCCGAGGCATTGGAGTTGGCCGCCGGCGCCAGCGACATCACCGTACGCGTCGCGCCGGTTGACCTGGAAAGCCTCCGGAGTCACGCCGAGGCGCTAGCCGCTTCGATGTCCGGAATAGGCGACGCCCGTTTTGTCGCGGATGAATCGATCGAGCCCGGCGGTTGTCGCGTTGAGACCCGACACGGCTCGATCGATCAGCAATTGAAGACGCAAATCGACCGCTTGTTCGAAGAACTTTCCTAG